Genomic window (Syngnathus typhle isolate RoL2023-S1 ecotype Sweden linkage group LG4, RoL_Styp_1.0, whole genome shotgun sequence):
TCCAAAATCCAGCGATTATTGATTAATAGTTGTGTATGGCAAATCGGTTGAGTACTTATTCTATGTCCTCGATATCCCTGCACTTGATATTAGAGCACTCGTACACTCTTTGTCGTTAAGCCACCACAAAGATTTTATGTTCATTATTCACTAAACCAGATTTGGTGAAAATAACAATCTTTAGAATGCAGATTTCACCAAAGTGGTGCATTTGGGCACATGGTAGTGAGTAACCCGTGGGCCTAACACCAGAAATGGAATATTGTGATTTCCACAAAATGCTGCAGAAGCAACCACttgaaaatgtaaacacttTATGAATAGTCATACTTCTCTTTAGATTCCAACTGTTTCCTAAAAATGCACCTGTTTCTTCATATGAGAGTCGATTACATACATTCTCACAGTTTTCAATAATGAAACGAATTTTGTTGCATCCAAAATGAACGCGTTTCCTGAAAGGGGATCTTCTGCAAATTTCTACTTGCTAGCACGACTAGCTTAAGGGCTAACACTTCCGCGTTGGCTGTGCGTATCCCGCAATGCACCGCGGCAGGCTGTACGTAACAGATCAGCTGAGCTCGAGCGTTGCCGCACTGAGCACGCGCCCGTCAGCGGCGTGCACGCGCCCGTCAGCGGCTCTTCACCAGAGCTGCTCCAGGGCTGCTCCGTCGATCCCGTTGAAAAATGGAACCCGTTCATTGGAAATACCTTTTTGGGTTTATCTCCACCGCAGGAATGTGACGCAtgaagtcgttttttttttaattaatatttttttgcctCTTTGAATCGACGATTCTAGTGGAGGCACACATTTTCCACCTGGACCGGTGTGGGGAGGGGGCGTCCTGGGGGTTTGGAGGGGATTCCTCATCCTTTATTTCTTCATTCCCTGGGGTTGGACCATAATATGTCCAGGCGAAAACAGACCAACCCCTTCAAAGTTGACTGTAGGTATTTCAGCTATTGATGTGCAAGTGCACCTAGGTCTGTTGTGTGATTACTACAGTCCGCTCACTTTGGCAGTTTGTGTGACTGTCAAGAGAATTGAAAACGCCGACACCGCACATGCCCGGACTGGTGTGCTTTCTAAAGGAAGAATGAAATACAGTTAACATAGCCTTTTGATTTCACTACTGAGGTGCGAGCTTCATGCAGCTCTGATGCATGCCCAAGCTTTCTATAGTCACCCATTGAAATACACGGAGCCACGTGAAACTGTACTGTATGTTACTACATGTTTTGACAAAGGATTTTATAAATTGCCCTGTCCaggatctcccccccccccaccgttcATCATCACATCCCTCAACTCCCATGGATGTGTTCGGTTCGAGAGACTGCCGATGTTCTGCCAAAACATCCTACCCGTGCAAAACGTCTTGCCGGAGGCTGATTTGCCAGCATTTATTTCCACTATTTTGCAACACACACAGTACTGCTTTGAGAGCTACACAATAATGGGCTGGAAATGACTcttaaaaaaaacccaattACGCTTTGCTAAGAGacttgtatatatttttgttatattgatttcatgacacaaaagAACAAGCTGACATCCTAGATTCAGGACAGGAGCGCAAATATAATCAGCAGTTGTTAGTTTGAAATGTTGAGTCAGTCTTTGTGCATTGATTAACCCCTAATGAGTTGAGTGTGATAACAGAATAGTAAAATAGTCGTGTTTCCGCCGAGTGATCCAGTTTTTCACCATGGTACGCTTTGGAATAGTAAATCCTAGACCTCAGCATGTGGAGCCAAAATAGCTGGTGTGACATCATGACTGGTCTTGTCTATACAAGTAATTCAACAAAGAAAGACTTGCTGATAGAGTTTAAAATATGTCCCAAAGTTCACTACGTTTATGGATGTTTGAAGTCACTTTTGCTTTTCGCCTGGAGGATttgtgtctgtctgtttgcagcattcaagttttttttgtgtatttttttttttcttaggttAAAGTTGCTGCATCAATGAACGTTGTAGCACAAAGTTGCTGTCTGTGAATTACTAGGTGAGACGTTTTGAGGAAAAAGATGGCCGCAGCTAACCGCTTTACCGACACAGATGTATGAAGACGTTTTGTCAGTTGGACATTGCGCTGTCCCGCAGAGCGTTGCGGTCTGGTACCGGCAGCAGACGGATGGGCAAGTGGAAAGTCTTCTTTGCAATTAGTCAACTTCAAGCGTTAACATTGATGCACGGCAGCAAGGTCCACGGGCCCGCTATTCAGTTCAGAACCCTAATGCGGCATTTCCTGCAGGTTCAGACAATGTTTTGTGTCAGCATTTTGATGGTGCCTGAAAGAAGAATGAGAAGAGGGGAGGAGGGTATTCATTGATTGGCACACAAAGTTGAGTTTTGGCGTTCTATGCTCTATGTTTTGCTCAATCCCAtctccctcctgctcctcctcttcatcgtcTCATGTCTGTTGGCTGATGAGTTTGTCTCTTTGTCTAGATTCAGTCAGACACTGCGTCACCTCCTGCATACAGACGCACAGACACTCACAGATAACATCGCAGTGGCAAAGactgatggagggagggagggaggagagacAGATGTACAGACACAGACTCACAGCGGGGGGAGGGAGCATCTCCCACACATCAATCACAAGGCTGTGTGAAACTCGCTCGTCGTGCCGGTCCATAGTTCAGTACTCGGACGCACTCCAGCAGTGCAAACAAATGGGGTTGTATGGGAAAAGTGCCCAAACTGGATTCGCATGTCAGTTTTGTTTGGTCAGTGCCCAAGTAGTAGAATAACAAACCTCCTCGTGACATACAGATGACAATTTTGAATCTAGCTTCTCACTATCATTTAAAAGGGTAGGAATTGTAGGAAAAATCTAAATGTGTTTTGGACCGATGCCAGTCACGGATACCGAGTACCTATACCTCGAGTACTTTtgatatgatgatgatgaatgtgTCAAACTGTTGCTGTTGGTGGCGATCGgttattgcttttcttttttaaactcgCTGATCGGCTCCAAAATCTTGATCGCGTGAAGCCTAATCAACAAATATTATTCGTTATTCCTTTTCAAGGTCTGAATGCCACAGTGGTATCTCCCGGGAAGGGATGTTGTGTGCAGTTTTGCAGGGGTCAAGAGTGCTAAGTGAAGGAGCTAAAAGGAAGTCTCACATGGCCAAAGCTTGGACCTGCCACTCTGAGCTGGCGGTGTAGCTATGGAAGTAGTAGGAGCTGCACACGAGGGCGGCCAGGCTGTTGGCTGTGTGGGTGGAAGTGAgagagaggagaaggaggatggtgagctccagcaaaaaaaaaaaaaaagaagagtgcaACCTACTTCCCCCTGTGGGACTGCGGCATGTATCAAACTGCATGTGCGTGTGAAACGGCGGTGGGGGGTTGGGATGCAAATGAAGTGTGCGCGTATGTCAGCGCGCTCGGCTGGCATCGCATTCATTATGTCCCAGCGCAGGACGACTGATGGGAAAGCGGTCTGGTCTGCCTTGTTTTGCTCCTCCTatgcattccaaagctctgttTGATGATCATTAACTAGGTGCTTACAGAGATTTTTGGGAGGTGTCTAGTTTTTGTTTGCAAGGATTGATAATCAAACAAGTGTTCTCAGAGGAGAGACTCGCACGAGCTACAGTTTTTCAGGGGACCGCTGGAGCATGCACAAGTGTTGAAAAATTAATGACTTCTTATGGTAAATAAGGCACTAAAGGCTGATTCTACGTTGCTATGGAGATGAAGATCCttgtgtcattgttttgttgccTAATAGATTTTTGCTATGTTAAGCTCCAGCCAAATATAGCCGCATGGCCATCCCTGTCATTAATTTGTTACTAAACTGTAATATGGATTATTATAGTGCatgtaaaaagtctacacacccctgttcaattgCCTCCCACTATAAACCATTTTATGACTAGTTTATATTAAGCGGAGTCTTAAACTCATTTTTATCACGAGTCACTtcattgttgttggtttttgtcTGTGCTCTGTTTTTATCTTGACAAGAAAACCATATCTAGCACACTATGTAGGGCACACCTGAGAATCATATCCCACTATTTCTCTCCAGGGCCATTCCACACTTCCGGCATCACGGGATTTCAGCACACTATCAACATGGACGGCAGGGACGAGTTCACCGAAGGCAATGAGTGCTGCGGCAGCAACTCGCAGGAAGTGATCGGACACGAGAGCGCCACAGGTTAGGACGGCGGAGGGACGCGGCAACATTGATTGCACTGAGGGGGTGTTAGTGAGAGTAAGTCCTGCCCTGTGCTCTGTTGTCCCGTCTGTATTGATAGGGCTGTGTTTGCCTCCATAGAAGACAGCGAAAGCGACCCGGACTCCTCGTCCAACGCCTCGACCGACGACCACATGAGTGCCAAGAGGGCGCCGTGCCGCCTGCAAGGAGCAGGAGTCAAAGAGGTGAGGGATGTAACATAATCACTTAATGGGGGTGGGTGGCACTTCCCTTCATCTCCACGAGGGGGCGCATACATCaaattttattgaaaacaatgaCAATTCTCAACTGagacctttttatttttctgaaaaaataaacatgtgTCAACTGGCTGCAGTAGACCAACTGCTGGCGAGGAAGGGTTTcagcctgattttttttttgttgctttaagTATCGGTGGTTAATATCTGCATCCTTCATGACTGCCCGATGGATCACTCTCCCATCCATAATGAAAACAATTGTCAGATAGATTTCGCCTACCAATCTGTCTACATCATAAAGAacattaacaaaaacttcaGCATTCAGTTCCCCTTCAAAGACAAGTAAAAGGCCAAAGCAGCtcgtcagagtcagctttattgtcaattccttcatgctaagacacacaaagaaattacgtttcctccatcccacggtgacgagacacagtacacgagtaacatacaagtaaacaacgggggagagagttcaggaccccaacagcctggagatcacaaacttcgccagaggcgagcagtgttcgcatcccaccacagagtcccggcaccattcgtcacggatgtagacgcgcattccacctcctcgcgatgttcccccacgtacaatggcccggtccgcccgatagctcCTATTGCTTAGCAAACGTTCTCTATTTCAGCATCAGGGTGAGTCATGTCTAAGATGCTCCACTGCACCGTGTCTCAATGATTGAGTCATAGCGGCTCACTTGCACATTTAACATGTCATTAAAGTGCATCGGCTGAAAGGCTTCAGGAAGTGGGCAAAACGGACAGTGGGCCACCCCACAATTTGACCTATTTTTGCTAGGGTCTTAATATGTTTACAGAATGAACTGTTAGGAATGTGCATTGTGTATGTACAATATATATTTGAAAGGCGCTTGCTTTTCGGCAGGAGAATGAGGAAGGCTCCGACCACAACGGCAACTTTGTATGTCCTCTGTGCACGTTGGACTTTAGCAGCCCAGAGAAGCTCATCTCCCATGTCTACCAGGTGAGCTAAGCTCAGGCTTGTCACTCAGAGGAAACTACGTACgtaaaatgtaccgtaattttcggactataagtcgcgttttttttcatagtttgggtgggggggcgacttatactcaggagcgacttatatatgtttttttccacaaatttttacttgatcattaccacatcacttacttacaagtatagttgaacacttaacatgttatttttagtatagttgatcccttcgcatgctttgatatctttatcttgaacatatagaaaaaatcaaataaagtaattagcactttaaagcgccatatcctctggacatgtcctctgtcaccaggatgacataaaggacgagaaatttgatcgatggatttaatgatttggagtgacacaaatggtttgataatattgttgtttatgtgatagttatttaaagtATAGTTTATACATCGTTGTATTGGACCgcggaataatttgaactgcggcgcggcacactgcattgttgacaaagggcgatcgatggatttaatgaattggagtgacacagatggttttataaacgtgttatttatgtaatagttttttttaaataactgaatgttacgtcaggcctgttctcagctctttgtttgtgtttgtcacattagcataccgtatcgtttagcctgttgttgctcgttcatgtctgttcttggtgttggattttgtcgattaaattgccccccaaaatgcgacttatactccggagcgacttgtgtgtttttcttccacatttttgggcattttatggctggtgcgatttatactccggagcgatttatagtccgaaaattacggtaaacaccCATTTAACTGATATTTGCATAATTTGAGTGGACACTGATGTTAACATTACATATAATttacatgactttttttttttttttttggtgcattgtTTCGTTTCCCAAAGTAAAAGCAActatttgcaaatgttttttgtgtttttagtgATCATATTTATGTGAATGTTTTGCTAAGCAGCACACAAGCCTGATGAGCAACAGCAAGAGCTACGTGTGTCCCGTCTGTGGGAGAGCACTGAGTTCACCTGGCTCGCTCGGACGGCATCTTCTCATTCACTCGGAAGACCGTCTCTCCAACTGCGCCGTGTGTGGCGCGCACTTCACAGACACCGACAACTTCAACAGGTGTTACTCGCttgtatttcatttgttttaatgTGCATTTTTAAGATTAGAATTACACTGTAAATGTATTTGTTATAAATATTCcatattattttaatttgtattaATAAATTATGTTTATACCATACAgtcattatttaaataaattttGGGAACTGTATTCGGTGTAGGAGTGTGAACTTGAACTCAGAGGTTGATTTGGTGTCAGGAGAAGAAAAGTCAAAGTGTGATTTTAAATTGTGTGTCCCTGGGCGGTGTCTTCTTTAAGCTTGGCTTTCTCTGCTGGTATTTTATTTCAGGGAGAAGCTCAAGGATGTTCTGGACACGACCAGGCTGGATGCCTCCGGCGGAAGTGATACTTGTCCCCTTACCCACTCGCTTTCCAGTACTCCCATGTCCAGTGCGGGACCTGGCTCTCATTCCTGTCATGGACCTGGACCCAGCCCCAGTTCCTGTCAAGGTCCCCATTCATGTCAAGTCCATGAACCCAGCAGCAGCCTCTGTCAAGGCCATCGAACGTGTCACATGTCCGGCTCATGTCAAGGCCCCTCAAGCCAAGGGCCCTCGTTTCCCTCCTTGCCCGACAGTCTGCTGTCCGAAGGACCGTCGCTGGCGTCCATCCCAGATGccctcacctcctcctcctcaggtcTTCCTCCCATTCCGGACATCCTGAATCCGATGCCTGTGTATCCGGCCGGCGTGCTCCTGGTGTGCAACAGTTGCGTGGCCTACCAGCAGCTAGTGGAGTCCCAGTCCCCCATGCGCAAATGGGCCCTGCGCCGCAAGAACGAGCCCCTGGAGTCCCGCCTGCACCGGCTGGAGCGTGAGCGCACGGCCAAAAAGAACAAGCGCGCTTGCGAGACAGACGAGGAACGCGAGATGCGGCGTCTGCGCGACCGCGAGGCCAAGCGCATGCAGAGGATGCAGGAGTCGGAGGATCAGCGGGCACGGCGCCTGCAGCGGGACCGTGACGCCATGCGCCTTAAGAGGGCCAACGAGACGCCCGAGAAGCGGCAGGCCCGGCTCATCCGCGAGCGCGAGGCCAAGAGGATCAAGCGGCGGCTGGAGAAGATCGACCCCACGCTCAGGACGCAGATCGAGCACGACCCAGCCGCCATGGCTGCGCTCACGGCCGACATGAACCTCTTTCAATTCCCCTGCCCCGTGCCCGTCCCTTCCATGGGCAATGGACTCTTCATGAAGCTGCCCTAAGAGGACCGCAACTCTGACAAACATTCTAAAtaaggggtgtccaaactttttatcCAAGTGCCGCATACAGAAAAGTGGCCACGTTGACATTCTTCACCATCAAAGTCCCTTTAAAGTGAAACTTGAATGTCTGAATTGAAGAGGACTGTTGTTAGCAATTCTTCCAAAGTTTAATGATTCAATAAAATCTCCAAGTTTTTAAAATTGGCATTtaaaattgttataaatcaagccaATGTACACATTCCTACAAATAAgtgtttctaaaaaaaaaaaggaacaaagaaTTTAACTAAAATTTATATTCATAAAACTAGCTAGAATCCCAACAAATGGGTCATTTGTATCTTTCTGTTAATTTCATACATGGCCTTCCAACTACacttaaaaaagaagaaaatctaacaaaataaaaaccacttataatgaaaaatccaaaacaaTTAGCGATACAAACGATTTACTTCAATTTACCACTCATGCAGAATATAATAAGACAGGGGCCACTCAACTGAAATGGCACAAACCAGTCTAAAGTCTTTGCATGTTAAATATATTGGGAAAAAAGTGTCTGAATTCAGTCTACAGTATCTTTCAAAAGTCAGTAGTATAATGTTGGCAACCAACACGGGCCGCTTTTAAATAGACGGTGGGCCCCAGGTGGCCCTAGGCCgcggtttggacacccctgctctattttatttcaattgatgCGAATTTTCCATGTGGTATGGACGACTACCTTCAAGCATGTTGTAAAGAGATTGACCCTGTTTGTTGTACAAGAATAGACAGATTGTTTTGCACACGGACCCCTCAGCGGTGGGAGCGGGGATCGGGGGACCCCTCTGCCCTCCTCACTGGTCTACTTTTCAGTCCAGTTCCACTTCCTGGAGACATTCTACCTCACCCCTTCCCCCCTTGACTGAATGACGactctttttctactgcctctaCTTAACGGGACCAAAACGCATCCTCCAGCAACCTTGCTTCTCTTCATGACACTCCACCAGGGCAGCAAAGGGGTGGAAGTTTTTCAATAAATTTTGCTGGGAAATTAAAAATTGGGAATTTTGAAGATGTAccaaattggaaactttccatgggaattaacgGAATTTTATCAGAATAAACTGGGAATGGAGGGCATACATGCAGCGATGCCTTGAGGTAGTTGAAATATTTCCCTGATTACAGTCATAACtcatcaggggggggggggcattttaaTTTTGTACATGCAGATTTAAATGAAGAAAAGGGTCACAGATCATCAGTAATGTtgttttttgcagaggataaataatatatgcAAAAGCAAACCACTCTCCTTGTCCATATATGAGGGTATGACGGTGAAGTGAACCCCTACGTACGTATGCGCAGTTTGGTTTTCGGTTTTCATGGAGTTTTATTAGGGGTGTTGGATCTCATCCATCACTTTTGTGCTCAGGCCACATCCAtgtctaaataaaaaatattgctcTGGCTCCATCTGCTGGCACCTCGATGCCAAGTGGGTTGAACTACCGTGAGGTTTTAAATAGaaaagtgctttgctgccatcttgatgCATCAATGACCCCACTTTTAGTATTTCAATGGCAGGGTGTCCATTTTTGTTGCGGGTCAATTCCCATGGAAGGTTTCCAACTTTGCAGACATTTTGCAACACTAACCACCACACAACCTTTTCTACTGGTTCTCAGTATATGTTACCTCTCACAGTATTTTCAACTCATTACAATCCATTGGAGTAGAGCTGGAAACTTGATCAACTTCAGCAGTTCCATTCAAAACCTGAAACATGTAAACGGTATTACTGTACATAGAATTACCAATGGAATTTTGATAGTTTATAGAAGGTAGTAGAGTGGACGAATGATTATTTTTGTCTGCCTACCAAGGCTCAAGTTCTGGCTTCCTATTGAATCGTTCACCTTTTGAATTGAACTACTGAAATAAATCAACTTTCCTATGATAATCAAATTTATTGAGCTGTACCTATAAGTATTAATTTGCTGTGGCGGCTCAACCAAGGTTCTCGTCTAAGTCACAACTTTACAACATTTCAGCTCACTGGAACATTTCGGTTTAAAATGTCCTTCATAtgcgatatatatatttttttcttaaggTTCATATATATTGTAAGCGCTTCTAAAAATGTTGCCGTTGCTTGAAATCCACCTGAGACGTCACCGTCCTGGTTAAGCCCCTTCTTCGTAGTGCCCGTATGGAAAGCATTTAGTTCACATTCTTTAAATCCAGCTTCGAGTTCATGTACTAGTAGAACATAGTAGGGTAAGTAGTAACTACTAGTATGACACGCACCTACTCGTTGAACCTAGTGCAGCACAATAGTTTACTTCCTACTATTGTCtgccatatatatacatatatatatatatatatacatatatacatatatatatatataggcctCTTGCTGTTATTGACCTTCAGTTTTTACATTTACACGATGCAGTGACCAATAAGCAGAGACATCAACTCCCTGTTTTTGAGTCACTCCTAGGGCCAACAACTAACAAAGGGAAAAACTGTGAAAAAGAACCAATTtgatgagaataaagtcagataACACTGAAAACTGTTGTGAAATAGTTTTGTTCATCAAATGCGACAACATAATTCCAAAATTCTAAGTACAAATATTGTCATTTGGAGCAGCAAACTTTGTACAAGCACCACCAGCATTACAAATATAGTCGATAGTGTTCAATTAATTAAAATGAGGCAAAGGATTTACTCTTAAATGTGTACAAATTTCATATTATTGTAAACTActgtgacagtttttttttttaattcaattcctCATTTTGCATACAAGTTATATGTCAGTATTCCTGAAAAGATAATTAGACATGAACTTTAAAATCACAAAATTCAGAATTTGTCTCTCCCCTAAAAAGGGAAAATAGTTTTAATAAAGTGGCCCagagctggttttttttttcattaaataaatacttaaaagtgaaataaaactgAACTGCAAAATGTAGTGTATTTTAAAGTTACAGAATATTTTAGAATTTTGTCAAAGCGTGTCAAACATCcatgcaacgtttgtttttatGATTTTGTACTTATTATAATCCCAAAGTTAAATCAGTTAATTTATCACAGAAACTCTGCAGggtttacttttttcttttttgaagcaGCAGACTAGCAGAAGCTTCTCAGGAGATTCTAATTCAAtgagtggacttttttttttctgacttttttcagattttttcagGATGGGGGCCAGCTGAGGAAGTCAACTGGGTGTTTGTCACATTTGTCTTCCTGCACTGGGCAGGTTGACGTCAGATCTGCTCATCCTCTCTCTATCTCTTTATGCTGCAAATCTCTCACTTTTTCCTTCAGCGGAATGTGATAGCAAAGGATACAAAGTTGAGTGTTTATTCCTTCTTTTGTTCATGATCTGAGCTCAAAGAATGTTTCTGTATACACATAAGACTTATTTCGCTCACAAATGTGTTTAAACGTTAGTAAGCACTTCTTATAACTCATCCACCTCACAGTTGTGGCATAGCTAGATTGTTGCAGACTGTAGGTGGCCACTAAAATATGCCATTATACCGCATTAcagtaagtaccgtaattttcggactataagtcgcaccggagtataagtcgcaccagccataaaatgcccaaaaaagtgaaaaaaaacatatatatgtatacaagtcgctcctgagtataaatcgccccccccacccaaactatgaaaaaaaaaaaacgcgacttatagtccgaaaatgacggtaagtGCACTTTTTAGAGTGGCTTTTTATTGTAGGCAACCTAAGACACACCCATGCAATAATCTCACCACACTGCAACTGTGAGGACCATGTCAAAAGAGAACCAATCACTGACATGCATTAGAGAgatttgaggggaaaaaaaaaaggtcttttgTGTACATTGAAAACAATCTTTAATTAGAAGCTTTATCTTGTGGGGGAATAGGTACTGCATGTATGTTTTGCTCAGTATATATGACCACTATTGGACAACTATAATACTAGTGATGGAAAACTAGTTGACATCTCTGTACCCATTGTGACGTGCTTGTTAAGTCGAATTTTGGTGTAGTCGTTTTTAATGCGCATGTTGTCTTCTCACGTTCTCTTTATTTATGCCTACCATTTTTTCTCAAatacatgattt
Coding sequences:
- the znf821 gene encoding zinc finger protein 821 isoform X1, with translation MSRRKQTNPFKVDWPFHTSGITGFQHTINMDGRDEFTEGNECCGSNSQEVIGHESATEDSESDPDSSSNASTDDHMSAKRAPCRLQGAGVKEENEEGSDHNGNFVCPLCTLDFSSPEKLISHVYQQHTSLMSNSKSYVCPVCGRALSSPGSLGRHLLIHSEDRLSNCAVCGAHFTDTDNFNREKLKDVLDTTRLDASGGSDTCPLTHSLSSTPMSSAGPGSHSCHGPGPSPSSCQGPHSCQVHEPSSSLCQGHRTCHMSGSCQGPSSQGPSFPSLPDSLLSEGPSLASIPDALTSSSSGLPPIPDILNPMPVYPAGVLLVCNSCVAYQQLVESQSPMRKWALRRKNEPLESRLHRLERERTAKKNKRACETDEEREMRRLRDREAKRMQRMQESEDQRARRLQRDRDAMRLKRANETPEKRQARLIREREAKRIKRRLEKIDPTLRTQIEHDPAAMAALTADMNLFQFPCPVPVPSMGNGLFMKLP
- the znf821 gene encoding zinc finger protein 821 isoform X2 is translated as MSRRKQTNPFKVDWPFHTSGITGFQHTINMDGRDEFTEGNECCGSNSQEVIGHESATEDSESDPDSSSNASTDDHMSAKRAPCRLQGAGVKEENEEGSDHNGNFVCPLCTLDFSSPEKLISHVYQHTSLMSNSKSYVCPVCGRALSSPGSLGRHLLIHSEDRLSNCAVCGAHFTDTDNFNREKLKDVLDTTRLDASGGSDTCPLTHSLSSTPMSSAGPGSHSCHGPGPSPSSCQGPHSCQVHEPSSSLCQGHRTCHMSGSCQGPSSQGPSFPSLPDSLLSEGPSLASIPDALTSSSSGLPPIPDILNPMPVYPAGVLLVCNSCVAYQQLVESQSPMRKWALRRKNEPLESRLHRLERERTAKKNKRACETDEEREMRRLRDREAKRMQRMQESEDQRARRLQRDRDAMRLKRANETPEKRQARLIREREAKRIKRRLEKIDPTLRTQIEHDPAAMAALTADMNLFQFPCPVPVPSMGNGLFMKLP
- the znf821 gene encoding zinc finger protein 821 isoform X3; the encoded protein is MGPFHTSGITGFQHTINMDGRDEFTEGNECCGSNSQEVIGHESATEDSESDPDSSSNASTDDHMSAKRAPCRLQGAGVKEENEEGSDHNGNFVCPLCTLDFSSPEKLISHVYQQHTSLMSNSKSYVCPVCGRALSSPGSLGRHLLIHSEDRLSNCAVCGAHFTDTDNFNREKLKDVLDTTRLDASGGSDTCPLTHSLSSTPMSSAGPGSHSCHGPGPSPSSCQGPHSCQVHEPSSSLCQGHRTCHMSGSCQGPSSQGPSFPSLPDSLLSEGPSLASIPDALTSSSSGLPPIPDILNPMPVYPAGVLLVCNSCVAYQQLVESQSPMRKWALRRKNEPLESRLHRLERERTAKKNKRACETDEEREMRRLRDREAKRMQRMQESEDQRARRLQRDRDAMRLKRANETPEKRQARLIREREAKRIKRRLEKIDPTLRTQIEHDPAAMAALTADMNLFQFPCPVPVPSMGNGLFMKLP
- the znf821 gene encoding zinc finger protein 821 isoform X4 translates to MSAKRAPCRLQGAGVKEENEEGSDHNGNFVCPLCTLDFSSPEKLISHVYQQHTSLMSNSKSYVCPVCGRALSSPGSLGRHLLIHSEDRLSNCAVCGAHFTDTDNFNREKLKDVLDTTRLDASGGSDTCPLTHSLSSTPMSSAGPGSHSCHGPGPSPSSCQGPHSCQVHEPSSSLCQGHRTCHMSGSCQGPSSQGPSFPSLPDSLLSEGPSLASIPDALTSSSSGLPPIPDILNPMPVYPAGVLLVCNSCVAYQQLVESQSPMRKWALRRKNEPLESRLHRLERERTAKKNKRACETDEEREMRRLRDREAKRMQRMQESEDQRARRLQRDRDAMRLKRANETPEKRQARLIREREAKRIKRRLEKIDPTLRTQIEHDPAAMAALTADMNLFQFPCPVPVPSMGNGLFMKLP